A section of the Pimelobacter simplex genome encodes:
- a CDS encoding RusA family crossover junction endodeoxyribonuclease, which translates to MTSLVVSVIGTPVQQGSKVANRFGHGVRDSNDRKLRPWRAEVSGTVAETMVATGWQTLDGPIEISLAFFHTRPAAHYGTGRNAGVLKPSAPYWKSTAPDIDKLTRAILDALTDAAAIRDDARVARLVAEDRWADAAAGVRIVVAPLADPRPKPAASVAPAAGEPAQAEGALF; encoded by the coding sequence ATGACCAGCCTCGTCGTCAGCGTGATCGGCACCCCTGTCCAGCAGGGCTCCAAGGTCGCCAACCGCTTCGGCCACGGCGTCCGCGACTCCAACGACAGGAAGCTCCGGCCCTGGCGCGCCGAGGTCTCGGGCACCGTCGCGGAGACCATGGTCGCGACCGGCTGGCAGACCCTCGACGGGCCGATCGAGATCTCCCTCGCGTTCTTCCACACCCGGCCCGCCGCTCACTACGGCACCGGCCGCAACGCCGGCGTGCTCAAGCCCTCGGCGCCGTACTGGAAGTCGACCGCTCCGGACATCGACAAGCTCACCCGCGCGATCCTCGACGCCCTCACTGACGCTGCCGCGATCCGCGACGACGCCCGGGTCGCGCGCCTCGTCGCCGAAGACCGCTGGGCCGACGCTGCGGCCGGCGTACGGATCGTCGTCGCGCCGCTCGCCGACCCGCGGCCCAAGCCGGCCGCGTCGGTCGCTCCGGCGGCTGGCGAGCCGGCCCAGGCCGAGGGAGCGCTGTTCTGA
- a CDS encoding DNA cytosine methyltransferase, translating to MSRRPAPHRVATHRPPVRRRRFRHDEYTCVDMFSGFGGLTLGVIAAGFTAITAANHNEYKVQVHEANHPEVEHWIADLVNRESSDYHDVRQLPAADLLVAGVSCKNHSQSNSKRAYATGGTLFDVVDEEYEAAVTRSERDRATANCVLHYAAEHHPLMILVECTTELTAWGNALPNKPKIGDGTTYRWWKREIEKLGYSCRELYLNSRFFGVDQSRDRLYFVAWDKRIPTPDLEHRPETWCWSCETVVEARWTWRTGVPASGRVEYGKQYDYRCPRCRHQIVPPSGYALRSLDLSDLGTRIGEMKLKTIKDRKTGEVYEAPLARATLARAERCRQRFSEFPAVLMPAKAQRGSERHPWQPTATQTSQQETAVLSTGALMAAAGNTFEHPGSTCRTRDLSEPIPTQTGTNTQALLTPSLALAVDNFQGAPRGAADPLPTQGGSETLALISARVLPNRTNATSRGTGEPMETVVGGAGSGGLGVLSSGVLPFRQNTVPTTHAEAMPTVTAEQIPGLMTAAGRIQNNGSIDEAKYRAHPLDEALGTVVGSANQQGLLFSGWYKQNGSDGTETAAHPTTDPLGTLTSRDTTALLNARWHEALADLQLEDCYFRMMREHEIGRACGFDVDFGEHRGTFKVWGSARNQVDGFGNAVSPQVGEWIGTRLRASLHGQAVA from the coding sequence ATGTCCCGCCGCCCCGCCCCCCACCGTGTCGCGACGCACCGACCACCCGTTCGCCGCCGGAGGTTCCGCCACGACGAGTACACCTGCGTCGACATGTTCTCAGGCTTCGGCGGCCTCACCCTGGGCGTCATCGCTGCTGGCTTCACCGCGATCACCGCCGCCAACCACAACGAGTACAAGGTCCAGGTCCACGAGGCCAACCACCCCGAGGTGGAGCACTGGATCGCCGACCTCGTCAACCGAGAGTCGTCCGACTACCACGACGTCCGCCAGCTCCCAGCAGCCGACCTCCTCGTCGCCGGCGTCTCCTGCAAGAACCACAGCCAGTCGAACAGCAAGCGGGCGTACGCCACGGGCGGAACGCTCTTCGACGTCGTCGACGAGGAGTACGAGGCCGCCGTCACCCGCTCTGAGCGCGACCGCGCGACGGCGAACTGCGTGCTCCACTACGCCGCCGAACACCACCCGCTGATGATCCTCGTCGAGTGCACCACCGAGCTCACTGCCTGGGGCAACGCGCTGCCGAACAAGCCGAAGATCGGGGACGGCACGACATACCGCTGGTGGAAGCGCGAGATCGAGAAGCTCGGCTACTCCTGCCGGGAGCTCTACCTCAACAGCCGGTTCTTCGGGGTCGACCAGAGTCGCGACCGGCTCTACTTCGTGGCCTGGGACAAGCGGATCCCGACGCCCGACCTCGAGCACCGGCCGGAGACGTGGTGCTGGAGCTGCGAGACCGTCGTTGAAGCCCGCTGGACCTGGCGTACCGGCGTACCTGCATCCGGGCGCGTCGAGTACGGCAAGCAGTACGACTACCGCTGCCCGCGCTGCCGCCACCAGATCGTCCCGCCGAGCGGGTACGCGCTGCGGTCGCTCGACCTGAGCGACCTCGGCACCCGCATCGGCGAGATGAAGCTGAAGACGATCAAGGACAGGAAGACCGGGGAGGTCTACGAGGCACCCCTCGCGCGCGCAACGCTCGCCCGTGCCGAGCGCTGCCGCCAGCGGTTCAGTGAGTTCCCGGCCGTCCTGATGCCAGCCAAGGCGCAGCGCGGCTCCGAGCGCCACCCGTGGCAGCCCACGGCCACCCAGACGTCCCAGCAGGAGACCGCGGTCCTCTCGACCGGTGCGCTCATGGCCGCCGCCGGCAACACCTTCGAGCACCCCGGCTCGACCTGCCGCACGCGCGATCTGTCCGAGCCGATCCCCACCCAGACGGGCACGAACACGCAGGCCTTGCTGACGCCGTCGCTCGCCCTGGCGGTCGACAACTTCCAGGGTGCGCCTCGGGGCGCCGCCGATCCGCTGCCGACCCAGGGCGGGTCGGAGACCCTGGCGCTCATCTCGGCACGAGTGCTTCCGAACCGCACCAACGCCACCTCGCGCGGCACCGGCGAGCCGATGGAGACCGTGGTGGGCGGCGCCGGCTCGGGCGGCCTCGGAGTCCTCTCCTCCGGAGTCCTGCCCTTCCGGCAGAACACCGTCCCCACCACGCACGCCGAGGCGATGCCGACCGTCACCGCCGAGCAGATCCCCGGCCTGATGACCGCTGCCGGCAGGATCCAGAACAACGGGTCGATCGACGAGGCGAAGTACCGCGCGCACCCGCTCGACGAGGCCCTCGGCACCGTCGTCGGATCCGCCAACCAGCAGGGCCTCCTGTTCTCCGGCTGGTACAAGCAGAACGGCTCGGACGGAACCGAGACCGCGGCGCACCCCACTACCGACCCCCTCGGCACCCTCACCTCCCGCGACACCACGGCGCTGCTCAACGCCCGCTGGCACGAAGCGCTCGCCGACCTCCAGCTCGAGGACTGCTACTTCCGCATGATGCGCGAGCACGAGATCGGCCGCGCCTGCGGGTTCGACGTCGACTTCGGCGAGCACCGCGGCACCTTCAAGGTCTGGGGATCGGCCCGCAACCAGGTCGACGGCTTCGGCAACGCCGTCTCCCCGCAGGTCGGGGAGTGGATCGGCACGCGGCTCCGCGCGAGCCTCCACGGTCAGGCGGTGGCCTGA